One genomic segment of Ignavibacteriota bacterium includes these proteins:
- the ychF gene encoding redox-regulated ATPase YchF, producing the protein MQIGLVGLQFSGKTTLFNILSGTENNPNIVSDKASIEVVKVPDERLDLLTEIFNPKKTVNATIEVFDIPGLRTADDGKLRITSSFLNEVKNNDALFYVIRKFKEDSVPHPMNKIDVCEDITFLENEFLFHDMAFLETRIEKIKREILKIKDDRLKREIPVIEKCMHHVEQEKPLRSLGLDEQERKLLSGYQLMTLKPLVIAINFDDESMNIVDSEIQKVADLLKDENVKIIPFFAKLELELSKLGDEDREMFMADYGIKESALSKILKASYEALGLQSFFTVGEDENRAWTIRKNYTAQDAAGVIHSDFYNKFIRAEVVGYNDFMNYKTFAKCKEAGVWKLEGKEYIVQDGDILNIRHS; encoded by the coding sequence ATGCAGATTGGTTTAGTCGGGTTACAATTTTCGGGCAAAACTACACTTTTTAATATTCTTTCCGGAACAGAAAATAATCCAAATATTGTTTCTGATAAAGCATCAATAGAAGTTGTGAAAGTTCCGGATGAAAGATTGGATTTGCTTACCGAAATATTCAATCCAAAAAAAACTGTAAACGCCACAATTGAAGTTTTTGATATTCCCGGATTGCGAACCGCAGACGATGGAAAATTACGAATTACTTCTTCGTTCTTAAATGAAGTAAAAAATAATGATGCACTTTTTTATGTGATTAGAAAATTTAAAGAAGATTCTGTTCCTCATCCAATGAATAAAATTGATGTTTGCGAAGATATTACTTTTTTGGAAAATGAATTTTTATTTCACGATATGGCTTTTTTGGAAACCAGAATTGAAAAAATTAAACGTGAAATTCTGAAGATAAAAGATGACAGACTAAAAAGAGAAATTCCGGTAATTGAAAAATGTATGCATCATGTTGAACAAGAAAAACCGTTAAGAAGTTTGGGTTTGGATGAACAAGAAAGAAAATTACTTTCCGGTTATCAATTGATGACTTTGAAGCCATTAGTAATTGCAATTAATTTTGATGATGAATCGATGAATATTGTTGATTCGGAAATTCAAAAAGTTGCAGATTTATTGAAAGATGAAAATGTGAAAATAATTCCGTTTTTTGCAAAACTTGAATTAGAACTTTCCAAACTTGGAGACGAAGATAGAGAAATGTTTATGGCAGATTATGGAATTAAAGAATCTGCCTTAAGCAAAATTCTTAAAGCCTCTTACGAAGCTTTAGGTTTACAAAGTTTTTTTACTGTTGGAGAAGATGAAAACAGAGCTTGGACAATTAGAAAAAATTATACGGCGCAAGATGCAGCGGGAGTTATACATTCAGACTTTTATAACAAATTTATACGAGCAGAAGTTGTTGGATATAATGATTTTATGAATTATAAAACTTTTGCAAAATGTAAAGAAGCCGGTGTTTGGAAACTTGAAGGAAAGGAATATATTGTTCAAGACGGCGATATTTTAAATATAAGACACAGTTAA
- the mreC gene encoding rod shape-determining protein MreC, translating into MSKFVRTFLNSFKEYIVLILLLILSLLIITLNENHKVKNVRLFSLGIFASFNKIILDFGNYFEDTEYVESLLKNNAQLMLQVNELRDYAYEFDEIKNQIEYKDKSNFELISAQIVSRLVSKISGYFIISKGSADSIEIGLPVITDKGLVGIITDVSQNYSTVRTLENSLFKVAVRDQRSNVDGILNWDGKDLLIKNVPTTEDIDVGDRVIISELSTIIPPAIPVGIISSKESTISGILSNIKVKPFADISKIKNVLILKKSEDLQLDSLITKTIGVLK; encoded by the coding sequence ATGTCAAAATTTGTAAGAACATTCTTAAACAGTTTTAAAGAATATATTGTATTAATTTTACTTCTTATTTTAAGCCTTCTTATTATAACCTTAAATGAAAATCATAAGGTTAAAAATGTTAGACTCTTTTCATTAGGAATTTTTGCATCATTCAATAAGATTATTTTGGATTTTGGAAATTATTTTGAAGACACAGAGTACGTTGAAAGTCTGCTAAAAAACAATGCTCAACTAATGCTTCAAGTAAACGAACTTAGAGATTATGCTTACGAATTTGATGAAATAAAAAATCAGATTGAGTATAAAGATAAATCAAATTTTGAATTAATTTCCGCTCAAATAGTTTCCAGATTAGTTTCAAAAATTAGCGGCTATTTTATTATATCAAAAGGTTCCGCTGATAGTATTGAAATTGGCTTGCCCGTAATAACAGATAAAGGTTTGGTTGGAATTATTACGGATGTTTCTCAAAATTATTCAACGGTTAGAACTTTGGAAAATAGTTTATTCAAAGTTGCCGTTCGAGATCAGAGAAGTAATGTTGATGGAATTTTAAATTGGGATGGCAAGGATTTACTTATTAAAAATGTGCCAACTACAGAAGATATTGATGTTGGCGATAGAGTAATAATTTCAGAACTAAGTACAATTATTCCACCCGCAATTCCAGTTGGAATTATTTCAAGTAAAGAAAGTACCATTTCCGGAATTTTAAGTAACATTAAAGTAAAACCGTTTGCTGATATAAGTAAAATCAAAAATGTTCTGATCTTAAAAAAAAGCGAAGATTTACAACTTGATTCATTAATTACAAAAACAATTGGAGTATTAAAATAA
- a CDS encoding DUF2851 family protein, which produces MQSQEKISEKQFHKIWATQDFTEELKTLSGEEITVLFPGDYNIDESGPDFKHARIKLGNLTFIGDVEIDQDYSDWKRHGHNINRNYNKTILHICFSNPQKQNYVYTSDGRKVPSLTIENYISADNIVDYQKINKHNVENNFELKCSSEINSVDKKLLENTLLNYGIKRFESKCSNIFSRLKELKFISELKLNEPVIRYELTKDFNNKTFLQSDFRDKEIWKQLLYEFIFEALGYSKNKKIMQRLAQNVNLKFLSQINFEDNFSKKVEAILFKVSGLLPEINNSSENEFIKDLHIIWQNEKQNYDGKYFDETQWHFLGQRPQNFPTIRIAGGVKIIEAILHHNFIGQIIRKFTEIKKDTILINSIRSLLIIKANGYWRDHYVFEKETNIKLNYLIGLSRADEIFVNVILPFLSVYFDLFGNQNLSKKVLKIYNEYDQKIDNKIIRDVSKALQINGLEKKTIYAQGMIEIFRNYCSKNKCLECEIGKTIFN; this is translated from the coding sequence ATGCAATCTCAAGAAAAAATATCTGAAAAACAATTCCACAAAATTTGGGCAACCCAAGATTTTACCGAAGAACTTAAAACTCTTTCCGGCGAAGAAATAACGGTTTTATTTCCAGGTGATTATAATATTGATGAATCCGGTCCGGATTTTAAACACGCCAGAATTAAATTAGGTAATTTAACTTTTATCGGTGATGTTGAAATCGACCAAGATTATTCGGATTGGAAACGACATGGTCATAATATAAATCGAAATTATAATAAAACAATTCTGCACATTTGCTTTTCAAATCCTCAAAAACAAAATTACGTTTATACAAGTGACGGAAGAAAAGTTCCTTCATTAACAATTGAAAATTATATTTCCGCCGACAATATTGTAGATTATCAGAAAATTAATAAACATAATGTTGAGAATAACTTTGAGTTAAAATGCTCTTCTGAAATAAATTCTGTTGATAAAAAGTTATTGGAAAATACTTTGCTGAATTACGGAATTAAAAGATTCGAAAGCAAATGTTCTAATATTTTTTCGCGATTAAAAGAACTTAAATTTATAAGTGAATTGAAACTTAATGAACCGGTAATTAGATATGAATTGACAAAAGATTTTAACAACAAAACATTTCTGCAAAGTGATTTTAGGGATAAAGAAATTTGGAAACAACTTTTGTACGAATTTATTTTTGAAGCTTTGGGTTATTCCAAAAATAAAAAAATTATGCAAAGATTAGCACAGAATGTAAATCTTAAATTTCTTTCACAAATTAATTTTGAGGATAATTTTTCAAAAAAAGTTGAAGCAATTCTTTTTAAAGTTTCCGGTTTATTGCCGGAAATAAATAATTCTAGTGAAAATGAGTTTATAAAAGACTTACATATAATTTGGCAAAATGAAAAACAAAATTACGATGGAAAATATTTTGATGAAACACAGTGGCATTTTTTAGGACAGCGTCCGCAAAACTTTCCCACAATAAGAATTGCCGGCGGAGTTAAAATTATTGAAGCAATTTTGCATCACAATTTTATTGGACAAATAATTAGAAAATTTACTGAAATTAAAAAAGATACAATTCTTATAAACTCAATAAGATCGTTGTTAATTATTAAAGCAAACGGATATTGGCGGGATCATTATGTTTTTGAAAAAGAAACAAATATAAAACTTAATTATCTAATTGGACTTTCACGCGCCGATGAAATTTTTGTTAATGTAATTTTGCCGTTTTTATCAGTCTATTTTGATTTGTTCGGAAATCAGAATTTATCTAAAAAAGTTCTAAAAATTTACAATGAATATGATCAGAAAATTGATAACAAAATAATTAGAGACGTTTCTAAAGCTTTGCAAATTAATGGTCTCGAAAAGAAAACAATTTATGCACAAGGAATGATTGAAATTTTTAGAAATTATTGCAGCAAAAATAAATGTTTGGAATGTGAAATTGGTAAAACAATTTTTAATTAG
- a CDS encoding ATP-dependent Clp protease adaptor ClpS, producing MDNKIEKFELEYPDQQIKPEIFNDTNIDTAYRVFLFNDDIHTFEEVILQLIKAINCSFEKARTLAFEVHVKGRAMVFAGEMVNCLKVSSILEEIGLHTQIVG from the coding sequence ATGGATAATAAAATAGAAAAATTTGAGCTTGAATATCCCGATCAGCAGATAAAGCCGGAAATTTTTAATGATACAAATATTGATACTGCTTATAGAGTTTTCCTATTTAATGATGATATTCATACGTTTGAAGAAGTTATTTTACAGCTAATCAAAGCTATAAATTGTTCTTTTGAAAAAGCACGAACGCTTGCATTTGAAGTTCATGTAAAAGGTAGAGCAATGGTTTTTGCGGGAGAAATGGTAAATTGCTTAAAAGTTTCTTCAATTTTAGAAGAAATTGGACTTCATACTCAAATTGTTGGATAA
- the mrdA gene encoding penicillin-binding protein 2, whose amino-acid sequence MSEKIFGSRLRKNIFMIVIAFVGMTFTFQLIKMQILEHTTYTTQSDNNSIKKKPLQAPRGIFFDRNLDVLVSNKPTYNLQITPAVYDTIHSSTIEAIINEERGTINKIFEKNKIYSKYLPRIIKRDLNYNNVVWFEEHSENLKGVEIIVEMQRDYSYGVKGSHIFGYLREINSVQLEKEKNLYDLGDFIGISGIERSYENLLRGSKGYEFILVDSRRKTIGRYLEGNNDIQPVKGKDLVLTIDKKAQQIAEAEFEGLSGSLVAIEPSTGEILAYVSAPEYDLESFAAFTSREQINKLSSDPKKPLFDRAANSIYPPGSTYKMLGAIIGLEENLIDINSTVYCRGGFQFGNRFFKCHGNHGSISVIPAIEKSCNTFFYKLILDIGLDRWARYLKMFGFGEKTGFDLGAETKGIVPNTEYYDRAFGKNKWTKGTLISLGIGQGEFSVTTLQLAQYAALLANSGRTKTPHVLQGYIEGIKNIDYNIEYKDKIANISQRTFDIVREGMFKVVNGYGTARHIKLPNINIAGKTGTSQNPHGEDHALFIAFAPYENPKIAVAVIVENVGFGGTHAAPIAQKVIKAYLENIEGNNFTISSAK is encoded by the coding sequence ATGAGTGAAAAAATATTTGGTTCAAGATTAAGAAAAAATATTTTTATGATTGTTATAGCCTTTGTTGGAATGACTTTTACATTTCAATTAATAAAAATGCAAATTTTGGAACATACGACTTATACAACTCAATCAGATAATAATTCAATAAAAAAGAAACCGTTACAAGCCCCGCGAGGAATTTTTTTTGATAGGAATTTAGATGTTTTAGTAAGCAATAAACCAACATATAATTTGCAAATTACTCCAGCCGTTTATGATACAATTCATAGCTCAACTATTGAAGCAATAATAAATGAAGAAAGAGGAACTATAAATAAAATATTTGAAAAGAATAAAATATATTCCAAATATTTACCACGAATTATTAAACGAGATTTGAATTATAACAATGTTGTTTGGTTTGAAGAACATAGCGAAAACTTAAAAGGTGTGGAAATTATTGTAGAGATGCAGAGAGATTATTCATATGGCGTAAAGGGTTCGCACATTTTTGGTTATTTGCGAGAAATTAATTCAGTTCAGTTGGAGAAAGAAAAAAACCTTTATGATTTAGGTGATTTTATTGGAATAAGCGGAATAGAAAGATCATATGAAAATTTATTAAGAGGTTCAAAAGGATATGAATTTATTCTCGTTGATTCAAGACGTAAAACAATCGGAAGATATCTTGAAGGAAATAATGATATTCAGCCGGTAAAAGGGAAAGATTTAGTTTTAACAATTGATAAAAAAGCTCAGCAAATTGCAGAAGCTGAGTTTGAAGGATTAAGCGGTTCGTTAGTTGCAATAGAACCATCGACCGGAGAAATTTTAGCTTATGTAAGTGCACCGGAATATGATTTAGAATCATTTGCAGCTTTCACTTCTCGCGAACAAATTAATAAATTAAGTTCAGATCCTAAAAAACCATTATTTGATAGAGCCGCAAATTCAATATATCCTCCTGGTTCTACTTATAAAATGTTAGGAGCAATTATTGGATTAGAAGAAAATTTAATTGATATAAATTCAACCGTTTATTGCCGCGGCGGATTTCAATTTGGTAATAGATTTTTTAAATGCCATGGCAATCATGGAAGCATTAGCGTTATTCCGGCAATAGAAAAATCGTGCAATACTTTTTTCTATAAACTAATTTTAGATATTGGTTTGGATAGATGGGCAAGATATTTGAAAATGTTTGGGTTTGGAGAAAAAACCGGTTTTGATTTGGGTGCTGAAACAAAAGGAATTGTTCCGAACACTGAATATTATGACAGAGCATTTGGAAAAAATAAATGGACAAAAGGCACACTTATTAGTTTAGGAATTGGTCAAGGTGAATTCAGCGTTACAACATTACAATTAGCTCAATATGCAGCTTTGCTGGCAAATTCCGGAAGAACTAAAACTCCGCATGTTTTGCAAGGTTACATTGAAGGAATTAAAAACATAGATTATAATATTGAGTACAAAGATAAAATAGCAAATATTTCACAGAGAACTTTTGATATAGTTAGAGAAGGAATGTTTAAAGTTGTAAATGGATACGGCACTGCAAGACATATAAAACTTCCAAATATAAATATTGCCGGTAAGACCGGAACTTCGCAAAATCCGCATGGTGAAGATCACGCATTATTTATTGCTTTTGCACCTTATGAAAATCCCAAAATAGCTGTCGCTGTAATTGTTGAAAATGTTGGATTTGGTGGAACGCACGCTGCACCAATTGCACAAAAAGTAATTAAAGCATATTTAGAAAATATTGAAGGTAATAATTTTACAATTTCGAGCGCAAAATAA
- the rodA gene encoding rod shape-determining protein RodA, giving the protein MEPSNKILDKFDFVVFAAITLLTAIGMAAVYSATYTHPTAYGNFNKQLISGIIAFILFFVAYLIPYKTYRFIAAPVYVISLLSLLAVIFIGKTVYGSKSWVSFGPIGFQPSEFAKIGLILFLAYYLTRKRKNPNNFYDLFIISVITLIPVALILMQPDMGTAIVYVIISLIMVFWSGVDLFLFFLLISPVVVVFASLFGLATFLICMILVIALLVYFKKNVFVNASIIVLNISAAYLMDYGINFLKPHQQKRIETFINPLADPLGAGYNIMQTKVAIGSGGIWGKGFLHGNQTQLRFIPEQWTDFIFCVIGEEFGFVGSILTIALFIVLFFKLVNIATHTKNIFGSTVVVGILALMFTHFAINIGMNIGVAPVIGLPLPFLSFGGSSLIVNMILIGIALNFYKNRREQI; this is encoded by the coding sequence TTGGAACCATCAAATAAAATATTAGATAAATTTGATTTTGTTGTTTTTGCAGCAATAACATTGCTTACAGCAATTGGTATGGCTGCAGTTTATAGTGCAACTTATACACATCCAACAGCTTATGGTAATTTTAATAAACAGTTAATTTCCGGAATTATTGCATTTATTTTATTTTTTGTTGCATACTTAATTCCTTATAAAACTTATCGATTTATTGCGGCTCCGGTTTATGTAATTTCTTTATTGAGTTTGTTAGCCGTTATTTTTATTGGGAAAACAGTTTACGGATCTAAAAGTTGGGTGAGTTTTGGTCCAATTGGATTTCAACCATCCGAGTTTGCAAAAATTGGGTTAATTTTATTTTTGGCTTATTATCTTACTAGAAAAAGAAAAAATCCAAATAACTTTTATGATTTATTTATTATTTCTGTTATTACACTAATTCCGGTCGCACTTATTTTAATGCAGCCAGATATGGGAACCGCAATTGTATATGTAATCATTTCTTTAATTATGGTTTTTTGGAGCGGTGTTGATTTGTTCTTGTTCTTTTTATTAATTTCTCCAGTCGTAGTGGTTTTCGCTTCATTATTCGGACTTGCAACATTTTTGATTTGTATGATTTTAGTAATTGCTCTTCTCGTTTATTTCAAAAAAAATGTTTTTGTAAATGCATCAATTATTGTTTTGAATATTTCTGCAGCTTATTTGATGGATTATGGAATAAATTTTTTAAAACCTCATCAGCAAAAAAGAATTGAAACATTTATCAATCCATTAGCTGATCCGCTTGGCGCCGGCTATAATATTATGCAGACAAAAGTAGCAATTGGATCCGGCGGGATATGGGGAAAAGGATTTTTGCATGGAAATCAAACTCAATTAAGGTTTATTCCTGAGCAATGGACAGATTTTATTTTTTGCGTAATTGGTGAAGAATTTGGTTTTGTTGGAAGCATTCTTACAATTGCACTTTTTATAGTTTTATTCTTTAAACTTGTAAACATTGCAACACATACAAAAAATATTTTTGGTAGTACAGTTGTTGTTGGAATTTTAGCTTTAATGTTTACACATTTTGCAATAAATATTGGAATGAACATTGGCGTAGCTCCGGTAATTGGCTTGCCTTTACCATTTTTAAGTTTCGGTGGAAGCTCATTAATTGTTAATATGATATTGATTGGAATTGCTTTAAATTTTTATAAAAATAGACGAGAACAAATTTAA
- a CDS encoding bifunctional nuclease family protein: MEKVQVDILGLSSSPSAGGAYALLLKESFGTRRLPIIIGSFEAQSIALEIEGIKPPRPLTHDLMKNLVDDMGATILEVYIDELRDNTFYAKIVLEISTLTNTIDARPSDAIALAVRTGSQIFVAEEVMRAASFVPSGEENDEAEESFEIANDFEAKQFPKQSSETKVASLQDQLREALEKEDYERAAKLRDEINRLKGNN, encoded by the coding sequence TTGGAAAAAGTTCAAGTAGATATTTTAGGATTATCATCAAGTCCTTCTGCCGGAGGAGCTTATGCTTTGTTGTTAAAAGAATCTTTCGGAACAAGGCGACTTCCAATAATTATTGGCTCTTTCGAAGCTCAATCAATTGCTTTGGAAATTGAAGGAATAAAACCGCCGCGACCATTAACTCACGATTTGATGAAAAATTTAGTTGATGATATGGGTGCAACAATTTTGGAAGTTTATATTGATGAACTTAGAGATAATACATTTTATGCAAAAATTGTTCTGGAAATTTCAACATTAACAAATACAATTGATGCAAGACCAAGCGATGCAATTGCATTGGCGGTTAGAACCGGTTCACAAATTTTTGTTGCGGAAGAAGTTATGCGCGCAGCATCATTTGTTCCATCGGGCGAAGAAAATGACGAAGCCGAAGAATCTTTTGAAATTGCAAATGATTTTGAAGCAAAACAATTTCCGAAACAATCTTCAGAAACAAAAGTTGCTTCATTACAAGATCAATTAAGAGAAGCTTTGGAAAAAGAAGATTACGAACGTGCCGCAAAACTTAGAGATGAAATAAATCGGTTAAAAGGAAATAATTAA
- the mreD gene encoding rod shape-determining protein MreD, producing MPILIFFPIVILQFIFIPMIAIGSIVPNLIIILLVYYTLSYGQLLGTILGAFYGFIFDIISGGILGSAMFSITIAGFAAGYFYNENKIEFNIKTMFFILIVFISSSVNSFFYLLLTSSEIKLTTSYLVFESGILPGIYTSAISIPFVIYNKNKK from the coding sequence TTGCCAATTTTAATTTTTTTCCCGATTGTGATTCTACAATTTATTTTTATTCCGATGATTGCAATCGGCTCAATAGTTCCAAATTTAATAATAATTTTACTTGTTTATTATACACTTAGTTATGGTCAATTACTTGGAACAATTTTGGGTGCATTTTATGGATTTATATTTGATATAATTTCCGGAGGAATATTAGGAAGTGCAATGTTTTCAATAACAATTGCCGGATTTGCTGCTGGGTATTTTTATAATGAAAATAAAATTGAGTTTAATATCAAAACAATGTTTTTTATACTAATTGTTTTTATATCTTCATCGGTAAATTCATTTTTTTATTTACTTTTAACAAGTTCAGAAATTAAATTAACAACATCATATTTGGTTTTTGAGAGCGGAATTCTTCCGGGAATTTATACATCTGCAATCAGCATTCCTTTTGTAATTTATAATAAAAACAAAAAATAA
- a CDS encoding aminoacyl-histidine dipeptidase — protein MSQKAIAKLKPELLWQHFYELSQIPRPSKREHKAVEFVKQFAQKNNFKFKEDKVGNVLIFVPASKGKEKSPTIVLQGHVDMVCEMNKGTKHDFDKDPIKLINTGEWIKADGTTLGADNGIGVAAAMTVALDKTSVHGPLELLFTIDEETGMTGVKEIQPKFISGKTLLNMDSEEDGAFYVGCSGGQDTAGSFKIDYKKAKKEFEAYEILITGLKGGHSGLDIIQQRANSIKLLGHFLSQLNFKFQIAQINGGSLRNAIPREAEAIILIDPKNLANLKKIIKDFVSKSLLEFKTVDPDLKIILKKSENKISKVFKSELKEKLINVLLALPHGVISMSPDIPNLVETSTNLATLKIEEKVLTIGTSQRSSIESAKNKIADSVKSVFKLADAKLTEGDGYPGWQPNMDSNLLKVSKKVYKQMFKKEPEIKAIHAGLETGLLGAKFPGLDMISFGPTIQGAHSPDEKVNIKDVEKFYNLLKGILKELS, from the coding sequence ATGTCACAAAAAGCAATTGCAAAATTAAAACCGGAATTGTTATGGCAGCATTTTTATGAACTTAGTCAAATTCCAAGACCATCTAAACGAGAACATAAAGCTGTAGAATTCGTAAAACAATTTGCGCAAAAAAATAATTTCAAATTTAAAGAAGATAAAGTTGGGAATGTTTTAATTTTTGTTCCGGCATCAAAAGGAAAAGAAAAATCTCCCACAATTGTTTTGCAAGGACATGTCGACATGGTTTGCGAAATGAATAAAGGAACCAAACATGATTTTGATAAAGATCCGATTAAACTTATAAACACCGGAGAATGGATAAAAGCAGACGGAACAACACTTGGGGCTGATAACGGAATTGGCGTTGCAGCAGCAATGACGGTAGCTTTGGATAAAACTTCTGTCCATGGTCCGTTAGAATTACTTTTCACAATTGATGAAGAAACCGGAATGACCGGAGTTAAAGAAATTCAGCCAAAATTTATTTCCGGAAAAACTTTATTAAACATGGATTCTGAAGAAGACGGCGCATTTTATGTCGGATGTTCCGGCGGACAAGATACAGCCGGCTCTTTTAAGATTGATTATAAAAAAGCGAAGAAAGAATTTGAGGCTTATGAAATTTTAATTACCGGATTAAAAGGCGGTCACTCTGGTTTAGACATAATTCAACAACGAGCAAATTCTATAAAACTTCTCGGACATTTTTTATCACAATTAAATTTTAAATTTCAAATTGCACAAATTAACGGCGGTTCTTTAAGGAATGCAATTCCGCGTGAAGCTGAAGCTATAATATTAATTGATCCAAAGAATTTAGCAAATCTTAAAAAGATTATTAAAGACTTTGTCTCAAAATCTTTATTGGAATTTAAAACTGTTGATCCGGATTTGAAAATAATTTTAAAAAAATCTGAAAATAAAATATCCAAAGTATTTAAAAGTGAATTGAAGGAAAAATTAATAAATGTATTACTTGCGCTGCCTCATGGTGTAATTTCTATGAGTCCGGATATACCAAATTTAGTTGAAACATCTACAAATCTTGCAACATTAAAAATTGAAGAAAAAGTTTTAACAATTGGCACAAGTCAAAGAAGTTCAATTGAAAGTGCGAAAAATAAAATTGCAGATTCAGTTAAATCCGTTTTCAAACTTGCCGATGCAAAATTAACGGAAGGCGATGGTTATCCCGGCTGGCAGCCAAATATGGATTCAAATTTATTAAAAGTATCTAAAAAAGTTTACAAACAAATGTTTAAAAAAGAACCAGAGATTAAAGCAATTCATGCCGGATTAGAAACCGGATTGCTGGGTGCAAAATTTCCCGGACTTGATATGATTTCCTTCGGTCCAACAATTCAAGGCGCACATTCACCGGATGAAAAAGTAAATATTAAGGATGTAGAAAAATTCTACAATTTATTAAAAGGGATTTTAAAAGAATTAAGTTGA
- the pyrF gene encoding orotidine-5'-phosphate decarboxylase, with product MTAQNKLESKINNQLHICVGLDTDLKLIPNHFAKSLDSILEFNKVVIDATIYYAAAYKINFAFYEKYGTKGFEIIEKTVDFIGDDVLIIADAKRGDIGNTSQKYAESIFDYFKFDSITLHPYMGLESVSPFLEYKNKLSFILGLTSNKSAEDFEKLKLENGNYLYQEVIKKINEWNINKNCGVVFGATNLEELIQNINNFNNMPVLLPGVGAQGGSLEDVVKTFYSNKNKNFIVNMSRGLLFIDDTKDFRNSIEGKIESLNNIVKNQIDELKV from the coding sequence ATGACGGCTCAAAATAAACTCGAATCGAAAATTAATAATCAATTGCACATTTGTGTTGGTTTAGATACTGACTTGAAACTTATTCCAAATCATTTTGCAAAATCATTAGATTCGATTTTGGAATTTAATAAAGTTGTAATTGATGCAACAATATATTATGCTGCGGCGTATAAAATCAATTTTGCTTTTTACGAAAAATACGGAACAAAAGGTTTTGAAATTATTGAAAAAACCGTTGATTTTATTGGTGATGATGTACTTATAATTGCCGATGCAAAAAGAGGCGATATTGGAAATACTTCGCAGAAATATGCAGAATCCATTTTTGATTATTTTAAATTCGATTCAATTACTTTGCATCCGTATATGGGATTAGAATCGGTTAGTCCTTTTTTGGAATACAAAAATAAATTAAGTTTTATTTTAGGATTAACATCAAATAAAAGTGCGGAAGATTTTGAAAAATTAAAATTAGAGAATGGAAATTATTTATATCAGGAAGTTATTAAAAAAATAAATGAATGGAATATTAATAAAAATTGCGGCGTAGTTTTTGGCGCAACAAATCTTGAAGAATTAATTCAAAACATAAATAATTTTAATAATATGCCGGTTTTATTGCCTGGAGTTGGTGCTCAAGGTGGAAGTTTAGAAGATGTTGTTAAAACGTTTTATTCAAATAAAAATAAAAATTTTATTGTAAATATGAGTCGTGGTTTGCTATTTATAGATGATACAAAAGATTTTAGAAATAGCATTGAAGGCAAAATTGAATCATTGAATAATATTGTAAAAAATCAAATTGATGAATTGAAAGTATAG